A single window of Nyctibius grandis isolate bNycGra1 chromosome 16, bNycGra1.pri, whole genome shotgun sequence DNA harbors:
- the KCNT1 gene encoding potassium channel subfamily T member 1 isoform X1, with the protein MTELESEVLPLPPRYRFRDLLLGDQSFQSDDRVQVEFYVNENTFKERLKLFFIKNQRSSLRIRLFNFSLKLLTCLLYIVRVLLDNPEEGIGCWECEKQNYTAFNQSTQINWSHIFWVDRKMPLWAVQVSIALISFLETMLLIYLSYKGNIWEQIFRISFILEMINTVPFIITIFWPPLRNLFIPVFLNCWLAKYALENMINDLHRAIQRTQSAMFNQVLILICTLLCLVFTGTCGIQHLERAGEKLSLFKSFYFCIVTFSTVGYGDVTPKIWPSQLLVVIMICVALVVLPLQFEELVYLWMERQKSGGNYSRHRAQTEKHVVLCVSSLKIDLLMDFLNEFYAHPRLQDYYVVILCPTEMDIQVRRVLQIPLWSQRVIYLQGSALKDQDLMRAKMDNGEACFILSSRNEVDRTAADHQTILRAWAVKDFAPNCPLYVQILKPENKFHVKFADHVVCEEECKYAMLALNCVCPATSTLITLLVHTSRGQEGQESPEQWQRMYGRCSGNEVYHIRMGDSKFFMEYEGKSFTYAAFHAHKKYGVCLIGIRREENKSILLNPGPRHIMAASDTCFYINITKEENSAFIFKQEEKQKKKGFARRGTYDGPSRLPVHSIIASMGTVAMDLQNAECRPANSSKLALPAENGSGNRRPSIAPVLELADTSALLPCDLLSDQSEDEMTQSDEEGSAVVEYVKGYPPNSPYIGSSPTLCHLLPEKAPFCCLRLDKGCKHNSFEDAKAYGFKNKLIIVSAETAGNGLYNFIVPLRAYYRSRKELNPIVLLLDNKPEHHFLEAICCFPMVYYMEGTIDNLDSLLQCGIIYADNLVVVDKESTMSAEEDYMADAKTIVNVQTMFRLFPSLSIITELTHPSNMRFMQFRAKDSYSLALSKLEKKERENGSNLAFMFRLPFAAGRVFSISMLDTLLYQSFVKDYMITITRLLLGLDTTPGSGYLCAMKITEDDLWIRTYGRLFQKLCSSSAEIPIGIYRTESHMFATSEPHDIRAQSQISINVEDCEDTKDVKEHWGIKTSHHRNSCSSDQSEHPLLRRKSMQWARRLSRKGNKHAGKTAEWINQQRLSLYRRSERQELSELVKNRMKHLGLPTTGYEDVANLTASDVMNRVNLGYLQDEMNDHQNTLSYVLINPPPDTRLELNDIVYLIRSDPLAHVANDGHSRKSSCSNKLGPCNPETRDETQL; encoded by the exons CTGGGAATGCGAAAAGCAGAATTACACGGCGTTCAACCAGTCCACGCAGATAAACTG GTCACACATCTTCTGGGTGGATAGAAAAATGCCGCTGTGGGCTGTGCAG GTCAGCATAGCGTTGATCAGCTTTCTGGAGACCATGCTGCTCATCTATCTCAGCTACAAG GGGAACATCTGGGAACAGATTTTTCGCATTTCATTCATCCTTGAGATGATCAACACGGTGCCATTTATTATCACA ATATTCTGGCCTCCTTTGCGGAATTTGTTCATTCCTGTGTTTCTGAACTGCTGGCTGGCCAAGTACGCCCTGGAGAACATGATC aACGACCTGCACCGAGCCATACAAAGGACCCAGTCTGCGATGTTTAACCAGGTGCTCATTCTGATCTGCACCCTCCTGTGTCTCGTTTTCACGGG GACCTGTGGCATCCAGCATTTAGAAAGAGCAGGTGAGAAGCTCTCCCTCTTCAAGTCCTTCTATTTCTGCATCGTCACCTTTTCCACCGTGGGTTACGGAGACGTGACACCAAAGATCTGGCCGTCACAGCTCCTCGTCGTGATAATGATTTGCGTCGCCCTGGTCGTGCTGCCGCTCCAG TTCGAGGAGCTCGTCTACCTGTGGATGGAGCGGCAGAAGTCAGGAGGTAACTACAGCCGTCACCGTGCCCAGACGGAGAAACACGTCGTCCTTTGTGTCAGTTCCCTCAAGATCGATCTCCTCATGGACTTCCTCAACGAGTTTTACGCCCACCCACGCCTGCAG GATTACTACGTGGTGATACTTTGCCCAACGGAGATGGATATCCAGGTGCGGCGGGTCCTGCAGATCCCTCTGTGGTCGCAGCGAGTGATCTACCTCCAGGGCTCCGCGCTGAAGGACCAGGACCTCATGAGAGCCAA GATGGACAACGGTGAAGCCTGCTTCATTCTCAGCAGCCGGAACGAGGTGGACCGCACCGCGGCG GACCACCAGACCATCCTGAGAGCCTGGGCTGTGAAAGACTTTGCTCCGAACTGTCCTCTCTATGTTCAGATCTTAAAGCCTGAAAACAAGTTTCACGTCAAGTTTGCCG ATCACGTCGTCTGCGAAGAGGAGTGCAAATACGCCATGCTGGCGCTGAACTGCGTCTGCCCCGCCACCTCCACCCTCATCACGCTGCTGGTGCACACCTCCCGCGGGCA GGAGGGCCAGGAGTCCCCGGAGCAGTGGCAGCGGATGTACGGGCGCTGCTCGGGCAACGAGGTCTACCACATCCGGATGGGCGACAGCAAGTTCTTCATGGAGTACGAGGGGAAGAGCTTCACCTACGCCGCCTTCCACGCGCACAAGAA GTACGGCGTCTGTCTGATCGGCATCCGGAGGGAGGAGAACAAGAGCATCCTGCTGAACCCCGGCCCACGGCACATCATGGCAGCATCCGACACCTGCTTCTACATCAACATCACCAAGGAGGAGAACTCCGCCTTCATCTTCaagcaggaggagaagcagaagaagaagggCTTTGCGAGGAGAGGCACCTACGACGGCCCGTCCCGCCTGCCTGTGCACAGCATCATCGCCAGCATGG GTACAGTGGCCATGGACCTGCAGAACGCGGAGTGCCGCCCCGCTAACAGCAGCAAGCTGGCGCTGCCGGCGGAGAACGGCTCGGGCAACCGCCGGCCCAGCATCGCGCCCGTCCTCGAGCTGGCCGACACCTCGGCCCTGCTGCCCTGCGACCTGCTCAGCGACCAGTCGGAGGACGAGATGACGCAGTCGGACGAGGAGGGGTCGGCGGTTGTGGA gtACGTGAAGGGCTACCCACCGAACTCCCCCTACATCGGCAGCTCCCCGACTCTGTGCCACCTTTTACCCGAGAAAGCCCCTTTCTGCTGCCTGAGGCTGGACAAG GGCTGCAAGCACAACAGCTTTGAAGATGCCAAAGCCTACGGGTTCAAGAACAAACTGATTATCGTTTCGGCGGAGACGGCTGGGAACGGACTCTATAACTTCATTGTCCCCCTTCGTGCCTACTATCGGTCCCGCAAAGAGTTGAACCCAATCGTGTTGCTGCTGGACAACAA GCCCGAGCACCACTTTCTGGAAGCCATCTGTTGTTTTCCCATGGTTTACTACATGGAGGGCACGATCGACAA CCTGGACAGCTTGCTGCAGTGTGGCATCATCTACGCCGACAACCTGGTGGTTGTGGACAAGGAGAGCACGATGAGCGCCGAGGAGGACTACATGGCGGATGCAAAGACGATTGTCAACGTCCAGACCATGTTCAG GCTCTTCCCCAGCCTCAGCATTATCACAGAGCTGACCCACCCCTCCAACATGAGGTTCATGCAGTTCAGAGCAAAGGACAGTTACTCTCTTGCCCTTTCCAAGCTAGAAAAG aaAGAGCGAGAGAACGgctccaacctggccttcatGTTCCGGCTGCCCTTCGCGGCCGGGAGGGTCTTCAGCATCAGCATGCTGGACACGCTGCTCTACCAG TCGTTCGTGAAGGACTACATGATCACCATCACGCGGTTGCTGCTGGGTCTCGACACGACGCCTGGCTCCGGCTACCTCTGTGCG ATGAAGATCACTGAAGATGACCTGTGGATCCGGACGTACGGCCGCCTCTTCCAGaagctctgctcctccagcGCGGAGATTCCCATCGGGATTTACAGGACGGAGTCGCACATGTTCGCTACCTCCGAG CCCCACGACATCAGAGCACAG TCACAGATCTCAATCAACGTCGAGGACTGCGAGGACACGAAGGACGTCAAGGAGCACTGGGGCATCAAGACGAGCCACCACAGGAACTCGTGCTCCAGCGACCAGTCCGAGCACCCGCTGCTGCGGCGCAAGAGCATGCAGTGGGCGCGCAGGCTGAGCAGGAAGGGCAACAAGCACGCCGGCAAGACGGCCGAGTGGATCAACCAGCAGCGCCTCAGCCTGTACCGCCGCTCCGAGAGGCAGGAGCTTTCCGAGCTCGTCAAGAACCGTATGAAGCACTTGGGCTTGCCCACCACCGGGTACG AGGATGTAGCAAATTTAACAGCCAGTGATGTGATGAATCGGGTAAACCTGGGATATTTGCAAG ATGAGATGAACGACCACCAGAACACGTTGTCCTACGTCCTGATCAATCCCCCCCCAGACACACGGCTGGAGCTCAACGACATCGT GTACCTGATCCGCTCCGACCCGCTGGCCCACGTGGCCAATGATGGCCACAGCCGCAAGAGCAGCTGCAGTAACAAGCTGGGCCCCTGCAACCCCGAAACACGTGACGAGACCCAGCTCTga
- the KCNT1 gene encoding potassium channel subfamily T member 1 isoform X3: MTELESEVLPLPPRYRFRDLLLGDQSFQSDDRVQVEFYVNENTFKERLKLFFIKNQRSSLRIRLFNFSLKLLTCLLYIVRVLLDNPEEGIGCWECEKQNYTAFNQSTQINWSHIFWVDRKMPLWAVQVSIALISFLETMLLIYLSYKGNIWEQIFRISFILEMINTVPFIITIFWPPLRNLFIPVFLNCWLAKYALENMINDLHRAIQRTQSAMFNQVLILICTLLCLVFTGTCGIQHLERAGEKLSLFKSFYFCIVTFSTVGYGDVTPKIWPSQLLVVIMICVALVVLPLQFEELVYLWMERQKSGGNYSRHRAQTEKHVVLCVSSLKIDLLMDFLNEFYAHPRLQDYYVVILCPTEMDIQVRRVLQIPLWSQRVIYLQGSALKDQDLMRAKMDNGEACFILSSRNEVDRTAADHQTILRAWAVKDFAPNCPLYVQILKPENKFHVKFADHVVCEEECKYAMLALNCVCPATSTLITLLVHTSRGQEGQESPEQWQRMYGRCSGNEVYHIRMGDSKFFMEYEGKSFTYAAFHAHKKYGVCLIGIRREENKSILLNPGPRHIMAASDTCFYINITKEENSAFIFKQEEKQKKKGFARRGTYDGPSRLPVHSIIASMGTVAMDLQNAECRPANSSKLALPAENGSGNRRPSIAPVLELADTSALLPCDLLSDQSEDEMTQSDEEGSAVVEYVKGYPPNSPYIGSSPTLCHLLPEKAPFCCLRLDKGCKHNSFEDAKAYGFKNKLIIVSAETAGNGLYNFIVPLRAYYRSRKELNPIVLLLDNKPEHHFLEAICCFPMVYYMEGTIDNLDSLLQCGIIYADNLVVVDKESTMSAEEDYMADAKTIVNVQTMFRLFPSLSIITELTHPSNMRFMQFRAKDSYSLALSKLEKKERENGSNLAFMFRLPFAAGRVFSISMLDTLLYQSFVKDYMITITRLLLGLDTTPGSGYLCAMKITEDDLWIRTYGRLFQKLCSSSAEIPIGIYRTESHMFATSEPHDIRAQISINVEDCEDTKDVKEHWGIKTSHHRNSCSSDQSEHPLLRRKSMQWARRLSRKGNKHAGKTAEWINQQRLSLYRRSERQELSELVKNRMKHLGLPTTGYEDVANLTASDVMNRVNLGYLQDEMNDHQNTLSYVLINPPPDTRLELNDIVYLIRSDPLAHVANDGHSRKSSCSNKLGPCNPETRDETQL; this comes from the exons CTGGGAATGCGAAAAGCAGAATTACACGGCGTTCAACCAGTCCACGCAGATAAACTG GTCACACATCTTCTGGGTGGATAGAAAAATGCCGCTGTGGGCTGTGCAG GTCAGCATAGCGTTGATCAGCTTTCTGGAGACCATGCTGCTCATCTATCTCAGCTACAAG GGGAACATCTGGGAACAGATTTTTCGCATTTCATTCATCCTTGAGATGATCAACACGGTGCCATTTATTATCACA ATATTCTGGCCTCCTTTGCGGAATTTGTTCATTCCTGTGTTTCTGAACTGCTGGCTGGCCAAGTACGCCCTGGAGAACATGATC aACGACCTGCACCGAGCCATACAAAGGACCCAGTCTGCGATGTTTAACCAGGTGCTCATTCTGATCTGCACCCTCCTGTGTCTCGTTTTCACGGG GACCTGTGGCATCCAGCATTTAGAAAGAGCAGGTGAGAAGCTCTCCCTCTTCAAGTCCTTCTATTTCTGCATCGTCACCTTTTCCACCGTGGGTTACGGAGACGTGACACCAAAGATCTGGCCGTCACAGCTCCTCGTCGTGATAATGATTTGCGTCGCCCTGGTCGTGCTGCCGCTCCAG TTCGAGGAGCTCGTCTACCTGTGGATGGAGCGGCAGAAGTCAGGAGGTAACTACAGCCGTCACCGTGCCCAGACGGAGAAACACGTCGTCCTTTGTGTCAGTTCCCTCAAGATCGATCTCCTCATGGACTTCCTCAACGAGTTTTACGCCCACCCACGCCTGCAG GATTACTACGTGGTGATACTTTGCCCAACGGAGATGGATATCCAGGTGCGGCGGGTCCTGCAGATCCCTCTGTGGTCGCAGCGAGTGATCTACCTCCAGGGCTCCGCGCTGAAGGACCAGGACCTCATGAGAGCCAA GATGGACAACGGTGAAGCCTGCTTCATTCTCAGCAGCCGGAACGAGGTGGACCGCACCGCGGCG GACCACCAGACCATCCTGAGAGCCTGGGCTGTGAAAGACTTTGCTCCGAACTGTCCTCTCTATGTTCAGATCTTAAAGCCTGAAAACAAGTTTCACGTCAAGTTTGCCG ATCACGTCGTCTGCGAAGAGGAGTGCAAATACGCCATGCTGGCGCTGAACTGCGTCTGCCCCGCCACCTCCACCCTCATCACGCTGCTGGTGCACACCTCCCGCGGGCA GGAGGGCCAGGAGTCCCCGGAGCAGTGGCAGCGGATGTACGGGCGCTGCTCGGGCAACGAGGTCTACCACATCCGGATGGGCGACAGCAAGTTCTTCATGGAGTACGAGGGGAAGAGCTTCACCTACGCCGCCTTCCACGCGCACAAGAA GTACGGCGTCTGTCTGATCGGCATCCGGAGGGAGGAGAACAAGAGCATCCTGCTGAACCCCGGCCCACGGCACATCATGGCAGCATCCGACACCTGCTTCTACATCAACATCACCAAGGAGGAGAACTCCGCCTTCATCTTCaagcaggaggagaagcagaagaagaagggCTTTGCGAGGAGAGGCACCTACGACGGCCCGTCCCGCCTGCCTGTGCACAGCATCATCGCCAGCATGG GTACAGTGGCCATGGACCTGCAGAACGCGGAGTGCCGCCCCGCTAACAGCAGCAAGCTGGCGCTGCCGGCGGAGAACGGCTCGGGCAACCGCCGGCCCAGCATCGCGCCCGTCCTCGAGCTGGCCGACACCTCGGCCCTGCTGCCCTGCGACCTGCTCAGCGACCAGTCGGAGGACGAGATGACGCAGTCGGACGAGGAGGGGTCGGCGGTTGTGGA gtACGTGAAGGGCTACCCACCGAACTCCCCCTACATCGGCAGCTCCCCGACTCTGTGCCACCTTTTACCCGAGAAAGCCCCTTTCTGCTGCCTGAGGCTGGACAAG GGCTGCAAGCACAACAGCTTTGAAGATGCCAAAGCCTACGGGTTCAAGAACAAACTGATTATCGTTTCGGCGGAGACGGCTGGGAACGGACTCTATAACTTCATTGTCCCCCTTCGTGCCTACTATCGGTCCCGCAAAGAGTTGAACCCAATCGTGTTGCTGCTGGACAACAA GCCCGAGCACCACTTTCTGGAAGCCATCTGTTGTTTTCCCATGGTTTACTACATGGAGGGCACGATCGACAA CCTGGACAGCTTGCTGCAGTGTGGCATCATCTACGCCGACAACCTGGTGGTTGTGGACAAGGAGAGCACGATGAGCGCCGAGGAGGACTACATGGCGGATGCAAAGACGATTGTCAACGTCCAGACCATGTTCAG GCTCTTCCCCAGCCTCAGCATTATCACAGAGCTGACCCACCCCTCCAACATGAGGTTCATGCAGTTCAGAGCAAAGGACAGTTACTCTCTTGCCCTTTCCAAGCTAGAAAAG aaAGAGCGAGAGAACGgctccaacctggccttcatGTTCCGGCTGCCCTTCGCGGCCGGGAGGGTCTTCAGCATCAGCATGCTGGACACGCTGCTCTACCAG TCGTTCGTGAAGGACTACATGATCACCATCACGCGGTTGCTGCTGGGTCTCGACACGACGCCTGGCTCCGGCTACCTCTGTGCG ATGAAGATCACTGAAGATGACCTGTGGATCCGGACGTACGGCCGCCTCTTCCAGaagctctgctcctccagcGCGGAGATTCCCATCGGGATTTACAGGACGGAGTCGCACATGTTCGCTACCTCCGAG CCCCACGACATCAGAGCACAG ATCTCAATCAACGTCGAGGACTGCGAGGACACGAAGGACGTCAAGGAGCACTGGGGCATCAAGACGAGCCACCACAGGAACTCGTGCTCCAGCGACCAGTCCGAGCACCCGCTGCTGCGGCGCAAGAGCATGCAGTGGGCGCGCAGGCTGAGCAGGAAGGGCAACAAGCACGCCGGCAAGACGGCCGAGTGGATCAACCAGCAGCGCCTCAGCCTGTACCGCCGCTCCGAGAGGCAGGAGCTTTCCGAGCTCGTCAAGAACCGTATGAAGCACTTGGGCTTGCCCACCACCGGGTACG AGGATGTAGCAAATTTAACAGCCAGTGATGTGATGAATCGGGTAAACCTGGGATATTTGCAAG ATGAGATGAACGACCACCAGAACACGTTGTCCTACGTCCTGATCAATCCCCCCCCAGACACACGGCTGGAGCTCAACGACATCGT GTACCTGATCCGCTCCGACCCGCTGGCCCACGTGGCCAATGATGGCCACAGCCGCAAGAGCAGCTGCAGTAACAAGCTGGGCCCCTGCAACCCCGAAACACGTGACGAGACCCAGCTCTga
- the KCNT1 gene encoding potassium channel subfamily T member 1 isoform X2, with amino-acid sequence MTELESEVLPLPPRYRFRDLLLGDQSFQSDDRVQVEFYVNENTFKERLKLFFIKNQRSSLRIRLFNFSLKLLTCLLYIVRVLLDNPEEGIGCWECEKQNYTAFNQSTQINWSHIFWVDRKMPLWAVQVSIALISFLETMLLIYLSYKGNIWEQIFRISFILEMINTVPFIITIFWPPLRNLFIPVFLNCWLAKYALENMINDLHRAIQRTQSAMFNQVLILICTLLCLVFTGTCGIQHLERAGEKLSLFKSFYFCIVTFSTVGYGDVTPKIWPSQLLVVIMICVALVVLPLQFEELVYLWMERQKSGGNYSRHRAQTEKHVVLCVSSLKIDLLMDFLNEFYAHPRLQDYYVVILCPTEMDIQVRRVLQIPLWSQRVIYLQGSALKDQDLMRAKMDNGEACFILSSRNEVDRTAADHQTILRAWAVKDFAPNCPLYVQILKPENKFHVKFADHVVCEEECKYAMLALNCVCPATSTLITLLVHTSRGQEGQESPEQWQRMYGRCSGNEVYHIRMGDSKFFMEYEGKSFTYAAFHAHKKYGVCLIGIRREENKSILLNPGPRHIMAASDTCFYINITKEENSAFIFKQEEKQKKKGFARRGTYDGPSRLPVHSIIASMVAMDLQNAECRPANSSKLALPAENGSGNRRPSIAPVLELADTSALLPCDLLSDQSEDEMTQSDEEGSAVVEYVKGYPPNSPYIGSSPTLCHLLPEKAPFCCLRLDKGCKHNSFEDAKAYGFKNKLIIVSAETAGNGLYNFIVPLRAYYRSRKELNPIVLLLDNKPEHHFLEAICCFPMVYYMEGTIDNLDSLLQCGIIYADNLVVVDKESTMSAEEDYMADAKTIVNVQTMFRLFPSLSIITELTHPSNMRFMQFRAKDSYSLALSKLEKKERENGSNLAFMFRLPFAAGRVFSISMLDTLLYQSFVKDYMITITRLLLGLDTTPGSGYLCAMKITEDDLWIRTYGRLFQKLCSSSAEIPIGIYRTESHMFATSEPHDIRAQSQISINVEDCEDTKDVKEHWGIKTSHHRNSCSSDQSEHPLLRRKSMQWARRLSRKGNKHAGKTAEWINQQRLSLYRRSERQELSELVKNRMKHLGLPTTGYEDVANLTASDVMNRVNLGYLQDEMNDHQNTLSYVLINPPPDTRLELNDIVYLIRSDPLAHVANDGHSRKSSCSNKLGPCNPETRDETQL; translated from the exons CTGGGAATGCGAAAAGCAGAATTACACGGCGTTCAACCAGTCCACGCAGATAAACTG GTCACACATCTTCTGGGTGGATAGAAAAATGCCGCTGTGGGCTGTGCAG GTCAGCATAGCGTTGATCAGCTTTCTGGAGACCATGCTGCTCATCTATCTCAGCTACAAG GGGAACATCTGGGAACAGATTTTTCGCATTTCATTCATCCTTGAGATGATCAACACGGTGCCATTTATTATCACA ATATTCTGGCCTCCTTTGCGGAATTTGTTCATTCCTGTGTTTCTGAACTGCTGGCTGGCCAAGTACGCCCTGGAGAACATGATC aACGACCTGCACCGAGCCATACAAAGGACCCAGTCTGCGATGTTTAACCAGGTGCTCATTCTGATCTGCACCCTCCTGTGTCTCGTTTTCACGGG GACCTGTGGCATCCAGCATTTAGAAAGAGCAGGTGAGAAGCTCTCCCTCTTCAAGTCCTTCTATTTCTGCATCGTCACCTTTTCCACCGTGGGTTACGGAGACGTGACACCAAAGATCTGGCCGTCACAGCTCCTCGTCGTGATAATGATTTGCGTCGCCCTGGTCGTGCTGCCGCTCCAG TTCGAGGAGCTCGTCTACCTGTGGATGGAGCGGCAGAAGTCAGGAGGTAACTACAGCCGTCACCGTGCCCAGACGGAGAAACACGTCGTCCTTTGTGTCAGTTCCCTCAAGATCGATCTCCTCATGGACTTCCTCAACGAGTTTTACGCCCACCCACGCCTGCAG GATTACTACGTGGTGATACTTTGCCCAACGGAGATGGATATCCAGGTGCGGCGGGTCCTGCAGATCCCTCTGTGGTCGCAGCGAGTGATCTACCTCCAGGGCTCCGCGCTGAAGGACCAGGACCTCATGAGAGCCAA GATGGACAACGGTGAAGCCTGCTTCATTCTCAGCAGCCGGAACGAGGTGGACCGCACCGCGGCG GACCACCAGACCATCCTGAGAGCCTGGGCTGTGAAAGACTTTGCTCCGAACTGTCCTCTCTATGTTCAGATCTTAAAGCCTGAAAACAAGTTTCACGTCAAGTTTGCCG ATCACGTCGTCTGCGAAGAGGAGTGCAAATACGCCATGCTGGCGCTGAACTGCGTCTGCCCCGCCACCTCCACCCTCATCACGCTGCTGGTGCACACCTCCCGCGGGCA GGAGGGCCAGGAGTCCCCGGAGCAGTGGCAGCGGATGTACGGGCGCTGCTCGGGCAACGAGGTCTACCACATCCGGATGGGCGACAGCAAGTTCTTCATGGAGTACGAGGGGAAGAGCTTCACCTACGCCGCCTTCCACGCGCACAAGAA GTACGGCGTCTGTCTGATCGGCATCCGGAGGGAGGAGAACAAGAGCATCCTGCTGAACCCCGGCCCACGGCACATCATGGCAGCATCCGACACCTGCTTCTACATCAACATCACCAAGGAGGAGAACTCCGCCTTCATCTTCaagcaggaggagaagcagaagaagaagggCTTTGCGAGGAGAGGCACCTACGACGGCCCGTCCCGCCTGCCTGTGCACAGCATCATCGCCAGCATGG TGGCCATGGACCTGCAGAACGCGGAGTGCCGCCCCGCTAACAGCAGCAAGCTGGCGCTGCCGGCGGAGAACGGCTCGGGCAACCGCCGGCCCAGCATCGCGCCCGTCCTCGAGCTGGCCGACACCTCGGCCCTGCTGCCCTGCGACCTGCTCAGCGACCAGTCGGAGGACGAGATGACGCAGTCGGACGAGGAGGGGTCGGCGGTTGTGGA gtACGTGAAGGGCTACCCACCGAACTCCCCCTACATCGGCAGCTCCCCGACTCTGTGCCACCTTTTACCCGAGAAAGCCCCTTTCTGCTGCCTGAGGCTGGACAAG GGCTGCAAGCACAACAGCTTTGAAGATGCCAAAGCCTACGGGTTCAAGAACAAACTGATTATCGTTTCGGCGGAGACGGCTGGGAACGGACTCTATAACTTCATTGTCCCCCTTCGTGCCTACTATCGGTCCCGCAAAGAGTTGAACCCAATCGTGTTGCTGCTGGACAACAA GCCCGAGCACCACTTTCTGGAAGCCATCTGTTGTTTTCCCATGGTTTACTACATGGAGGGCACGATCGACAA CCTGGACAGCTTGCTGCAGTGTGGCATCATCTACGCCGACAACCTGGTGGTTGTGGACAAGGAGAGCACGATGAGCGCCGAGGAGGACTACATGGCGGATGCAAAGACGATTGTCAACGTCCAGACCATGTTCAG GCTCTTCCCCAGCCTCAGCATTATCACAGAGCTGACCCACCCCTCCAACATGAGGTTCATGCAGTTCAGAGCAAAGGACAGTTACTCTCTTGCCCTTTCCAAGCTAGAAAAG aaAGAGCGAGAGAACGgctccaacctggccttcatGTTCCGGCTGCCCTTCGCGGCCGGGAGGGTCTTCAGCATCAGCATGCTGGACACGCTGCTCTACCAG TCGTTCGTGAAGGACTACATGATCACCATCACGCGGTTGCTGCTGGGTCTCGACACGACGCCTGGCTCCGGCTACCTCTGTGCG ATGAAGATCACTGAAGATGACCTGTGGATCCGGACGTACGGCCGCCTCTTCCAGaagctctgctcctccagcGCGGAGATTCCCATCGGGATTTACAGGACGGAGTCGCACATGTTCGCTACCTCCGAG CCCCACGACATCAGAGCACAG TCACAGATCTCAATCAACGTCGAGGACTGCGAGGACACGAAGGACGTCAAGGAGCACTGGGGCATCAAGACGAGCCACCACAGGAACTCGTGCTCCAGCGACCAGTCCGAGCACCCGCTGCTGCGGCGCAAGAGCATGCAGTGGGCGCGCAGGCTGAGCAGGAAGGGCAACAAGCACGCCGGCAAGACGGCCGAGTGGATCAACCAGCAGCGCCTCAGCCTGTACCGCCGCTCCGAGAGGCAGGAGCTTTCCGAGCTCGTCAAGAACCGTATGAAGCACTTGGGCTTGCCCACCACCGGGTACG AGGATGTAGCAAATTTAACAGCCAGTGATGTGATGAATCGGGTAAACCTGGGATATTTGCAAG ATGAGATGAACGACCACCAGAACACGTTGTCCTACGTCCTGATCAATCCCCCCCCAGACACACGGCTGGAGCTCAACGACATCGT GTACCTGATCCGCTCCGACCCGCTGGCCCACGTGGCCAATGATGGCCACAGCCGCAAGAGCAGCTGCAGTAACAAGCTGGGCCCCTGCAACCCCGAAACACGTGACGAGACCCAGCTCTga